Proteins encoded by one window of Agrobacterium vitis:
- a CDS encoding alpha/beta hydrolase family protein, with the protein MFKYFPTNYVWNLSVDLSIEMGARMGEIEEMCAPLQDAAKAPDAAGTQAFRETWIKMADKLVSLAEEDEAKGRLISAGDKLIRAANYMLTAERLLAHGSEGRVALYQRVLDAFEKGLKLSGSSCRRVEIPYEGKHLSALYVPAEGVEGAAPLLVQVNGLDSTKEMKFLVGLPVWLAKRGVASLIVDQPGTGEALRLQGLTARYDSEHWASRVVDWLEDRPDIDAKRIGMEGVSLGGYYCPRAVAFEPRFACGVAWGANHDWRDVQKKRLAREGNLPVPHYWGHVMWVWGAKDMDDFMEIAEKVHLNGILDRIHAPFLVTHGEKDSQIPLQWAHATYDQLVNSPNRELKIFDERTGGVQHSSFDNSANAGAYIADWVAEVLGGRIAVRKNP; encoded by the coding sequence ATGTTCAAGTATTTTCCGACCAATTATGTCTGGAACCTGTCTGTTGATCTATCAATCGAGATGGGTGCCCGGATGGGCGAGATCGAAGAAATGTGCGCCCCGTTGCAGGACGCGGCCAAAGCGCCTGATGCAGCCGGCACTCAAGCGTTCCGCGAGACCTGGATCAAGATGGCGGACAAGCTGGTGTCCCTCGCCGAGGAAGACGAAGCCAAGGGCCGGTTGATTTCTGCGGGTGACAAATTGATCCGTGCCGCCAATTACATGCTGACTGCGGAACGTCTGCTGGCCCATGGTTCCGAGGGCCGGGTAGCCTTGTATCAGCGCGTTCTGGATGCGTTCGAAAAGGGCTTGAAACTGTCCGGCTCATCCTGTCGCCGGGTAGAAATTCCCTATGAGGGCAAGCATCTTTCTGCTCTTTACGTACCCGCCGAAGGCGTCGAAGGTGCCGCACCGCTTCTGGTCCAGGTCAATGGTCTCGACAGTACCAAGGAAATGAAGTTTTTGGTTGGGTTGCCGGTCTGGCTTGCCAAGCGCGGCGTCGCTTCGCTGATCGTCGATCAGCCAGGGACGGGGGAAGCCCTTCGCCTGCAAGGACTGACGGCCCGCTACGACAGCGAGCATTGGGCAAGCCGTGTGGTCGATTGGCTGGAGGACCGGCCGGATATCGATGCCAAGCGGATTGGCATGGAAGGGGTGTCGCTTGGCGGTTACTATTGTCCCCGCGCGGTCGCCTTCGAGCCGCGCTTTGCCTGCGGTGTTGCCTGGGGTGCCAATCACGATTGGCGCGATGTTCAGAAAAAGCGTCTCGCCCGTGAGGGCAATCTCCCCGTTCCGCATTACTGGGGCCACGTCATGTGGGTCTGGGGCGCCAAGGATATGGACGACTTCATGGAGATTGCTGAGAAGGTTCATCTCAATGGCATTCTCGACCGGATTCATGCGCCTTTCCTTGTCACCCATGGTGAAAAAGACAGCCAGATTCCTCTTCAATGGGCTCATGCCACCTATGATCAGCTGGTCAATAGTCCCAACCGCGAACTGAAGATTTTCGACGAGCGTACCGGTGGCGTCCAGCATTCCAGCTTCGACAATTCGGCAAATGCCGGTGCCTATATTGCCGATTGGGTGGCGGAGGTCCTGGGTGGACGCATCGCAGTCAGGAAAAACCCATGA
- a CDS encoding LysR substrate-binding domain-containing protein yields the protein MRFKNLDLNLLVALDTLIRVRNVSRAADEMFITQSAMSNALGRLRDYFDDPLLIQVGRSMELSPLAASLELPLRDIIVRIEAAVVSTPSFIPHESTRSINLIVSDYTLNTIIPPFLRQVSALAPGVQIHFQPQQNYPHLLLERGEADLLVAPSDFCSTNHPSEPFLEDQICCVVDADGPLAEGPMTENDFLAAGHVVMQPPNGGETFAQRACDKLGLKIKVEISTFSFASLPFLIRGSERIAMVQRSLAECMLNLGGIRIMDPPFPLPPLQQCLQWHSYRTRDPALVWFRSQMHEAAARVCQGKVEPDRDREHDMVSG from the coding sequence ATGCGCTTTAAGAATCTGGACCTTAATCTTCTGGTGGCGCTCGACACGCTGATCAGGGTTCGCAATGTCAGCCGGGCCGCAGACGAAATGTTCATCACCCAATCGGCGATGAGCAATGCCCTTGGGCGCCTGCGCGATTATTTCGACGATCCGCTTTTGATTCAGGTCGGGCGATCCATGGAATTGTCACCGCTCGCCGCCTCATTGGAACTGCCCTTGCGCGACATAATCGTGCGCATCGAGGCCGCCGTTGTGTCGACGCCGTCCTTCATTCCTCATGAATCAACCCGCAGCATCAACCTCATCGTGTCCGACTATACGCTCAACACGATCATACCGCCGTTTTTGCGACAGGTGTCGGCGCTGGCCCCAGGTGTGCAAATCCATTTCCAGCCACAACAGAACTATCCCCATCTCCTTCTTGAGCGCGGAGAAGCGGATCTTCTGGTGGCGCCAAGCGACTTTTGCTCGACCAATCATCCATCCGAGCCTTTTCTGGAAGACCAGATCTGTTGCGTGGTGGATGCGGACGGGCCGCTGGCCGAAGGGCCTATGACGGAAAATGATTTTCTTGCCGCAGGTCATGTGGTGATGCAGCCGCCCAATGGTGGCGAGACCTTTGCCCAGCGCGCCTGCGACAAGCTCGGCCTGAAGATCAAGGTGGAGATTTCGACCTTTTCCTTTGCGTCCCTGCCCTTCCTTATCCGTGGCTCGGAACGCATTGCCATGGTTCAGCGCAGCCTGGCGGAATGCATGCTCAATCTGGGCGGTATCCGCATCATGGACCCGCCTTTCCCTCTGCCACCATTACAACAGTGCCTTCAATGGCATAGCTATCGCACTCGCGATCCCGCACTGGTCTGGTTCCGATCCCAGATGCACGAGGCAGCAGCGAGGGTTTGCCAGGGAAAAGTGGAACCCGACCGGGACAGGGAGCATGACATGGTTTCCGGCTAA